The Megalobrama amblycephala isolate DHTTF-2021 linkage group LG16, ASM1881202v1, whole genome shotgun sequence genome includes the window taacactttagaatactgatccttcattaatgaataactacacaggaacaaatgagtaatgcattattaacactctaataactactattaactaacaagtaactctgatgaatgaattagtaagtaatagtgctcagttaaaggtggtagttcactattaactaatcagtaactactgtttttttcatacctcccagagaactactaagaactactgtatacaggttcgtaattaatgtgaataatgaataatgtataattaattctagagtaaaggccttggtaacaCACTAGTAATGagtgaagtattaccaaatacttaagaaggaattactaattatttggatcagtattctaaagtgaaaaacatgataactctctagtaactactgaagtcattgtaaacgtttgatgtttttgtaaagtattggatagtaataactcaagagttactatataactctaaagtaactacttcttttttggatcagtattctaaagtgaagatcatagtaacccactagtaattacttaagtgttaccaaatatatcataaggaattactgtacaaaaacatcaaaatttacaaagacttcagtagttactagagagttatcatgtttttcactttagaatactgatccaaataattagtaattctttattaagtatttagtaatacttcagtcattactagtggtttaccaaggcctttactctagaattaattatacattatgcatcattcatgttaattatgaacctgtatatagtagttcttagtagttctcttagaggtatgaaaaaacagtagttactgattagttaatagtgaactaccacctacaactgagcactattacttactaattcattaatcagagtttattgttagttaatagtagttactagagtgttaataatgcattactcatttgttcctgtgtagttattcattaatgaaggatcagtattctaaagtgttaccctttttATTAAGGCGTCTACATTCACAAACCACTGTTAATttgaacagaaaaaaacagaccGTTTAAGGGATTTGGCACACTCCTTCTATAATCACTAAGAAGTTGTCAtattaggggccgttcacatatcgcatCTAAAAACCCGTGGAAAGCGTGGCCGCACTGctttctttccaaagcgcttgcgctcccgtggcgtctgtcgttgcaatgcaaccatgaactgcgtTCTCCATGATAAAGATAATGAcgtttcagcaaaggataaattaatttctagcccttgcattagctctactactggatatatttatggagatgagaaataaaaacccaCCCTGTACAGTTATGAACCAGCTGTTCAGCTGttgcctggcaaggccagactgatatatatcttctacaagatatatcagtctggtcagtctgccctccgtcgcgattcgagtcaactccaaaacgtaccgtgcaatcagatttgtttatttcagtgatgcaaacagcgtcactctagtgtGGCGAAAGCCCCTTCGATATCGAGCAGAGCAGACCATGTCTCTTAAAGCAGCTACTTTTTAGCCTTTTTAAGTGAAAACATGTAGAATCTCAGTATTGATCGGGTGACTGTgtgttttaaacagtttattgaacagCTTGATGGCCTGATACGATGCCttagaaatcgaattgattcaatggccgaccagactcatccgctggtacagtggtgagggtggattttccaggcaagtTCAGCTGAGCTTTCAATGTTTTGTTACAGAAAGGACGAAGCTTTGGTTGGTTCTTGTTACATGACCTGCGGTGAGCTCGATGCATTCAGAAGAGTTGACAATTTTTCATCTCGCTGCGCCTGGAAAATGCTTCGCGACTGTGTTGTATGGCGGCATTATAATGCCATTACTGACCGAGCGCACAAGTGCTACACGTGCGCAGTTTTAAAATAAGCTTGTGGGCTCCCGTTTCCTCACGTGTAGACCTGATATCCGCTCGCAGAAGTGATTTACTGAGCGCGCAAGCATCATTTGTGCGCTCTGTCATTAATGGCATTATAATGCCACCATAGCGTTGCTTCTGTTTTGATCGTGCTTGATGCgtggctacatttgaaaaaaaaggaACTTGAGCACGCAaaagacgcgatatgtgaatggcCCCTTAGTCTACTTTATCACAATCTCAAAAAGTTCTGTTATAATAAATGAAGCTGtctgcacaatgaatctcttattcaTATAATATCTAAACTTTGTTATATGAGAGGATTCGCAAACGTGCAGAAGTCCGCGTCACAGAGTCCACTCACCGCTCAAAACGCCGGAGTTTTTGTTCAATgctaacttaaacacctctgattggcatTTCAAAATCAACAGATAAGTGATTCTACATTGCATGTAGACCCATATGCCACTCTTGGTTGGGGTGGGTTTTGGtatatacactgcgttccaaattattatgcaattgacatatcagtaagatttcagtacaataaacattcaaattttagtttttctaagaaaatgtttgcttgtttatttatccatgtctttttagataactggaatcaatctcagacaaaataatttgccagatctatggaaaccctacttagaggttgttcctcattattaagcaagtcacagttctcatgcaatatggggagaaagaaagatctttctgaagatgaaaagcatgaaatggtgcaatgttgtgcaaaaggcatgaaaacaactaatattgtgtgaaactgaatggagattatcgaattatcataagatttgtgagtgatttagagcacagcagaactcggtcagataaaggcttattaattaaagttcctatcaaaaaaattaattgtattaaaagggcagctataaaaaagccagtgttgagcagcaaacaggtatttgaagctgctggtgcctctggagtctcaagaagctctccatgcaggctggcagttgtgcgtaaagatgcatttcagacaccactaaccaaacctcacaaagagaaatatagctgcccttttaatacaattacattttttgacaggaactttcctcagtaagcctttatctgaccgagttctgctgtgctctaaataactcacaaatcttatcataatttgataatctccattcagtttcacacaatattagttgttttcatgccttttgcacaacattgcaccatttcatgcttttcatcttcagaaagatatttcttcctccccatattgcatgagaactgtgacttgcttaataatgtggaacaacctctaagtagggtttccatagatctggcaaattattttgtctgagattgataccagttatctaaaaagacatggataaataaacaaacaaacattttcttagaaaaactaaaatcttaatgtttattgtacacaaatcttactgatttgtctcttgcataataatttggaacgcagtgtagaaGAATGAAGATAAGTGAGATTTAGAATAACTAATCGGGTGTTAACTTTTTGTTAACAAAtgttcaaaaaataaattaattacttccattaaaaaaaaaactaagtccCTCTCTTTCTTGCCGCCCTGACTGTGACTCCACCCACTCGTTCACAGTCCCCTGACTACTAATCACCTGCACCTGCACTGCTCATCAAGGACACTATAAAGACACTCACTTCCTTCACATCATTGTTTGGTCTCATCAAACGTACTTGGACTCCTTACCCGCTACTCACCTGAGTTTCCCGTGTCTCCATCCTGTCGTCCTCCGTCTCGTTCTCCGTTCCACATTGATCCCTTTACTTGCAAAGTCAAACGTCTGTTATCCTTTAGCTAAGTGACTGTTCAGAAAGTGCTTGTTCATTGACTCACCTGCATCCACCGTTTACCTGTGTCTGTCCCTCTGTCTAATAAACAACATCTGTGTTTACTTACCTCTCTGCCTCCGTCTGTGTAAAAACAGtagtattgtgaaatacttttacaatttaaagggatagttcacccaaaaatgaaaatgtgatgtttatctgcttacccccagggcatgcaagatgtaggtgactttgtttcttcagtagaacacaaatgatgatttttaactccaactgttgccgtctgtcagtcgtataatgcatgtcaatgggaacttcgtctataagagtaataaaaacatgcacagacaaatccaaattaaaccctgctgcatgtgacgacacattgatgtcctaagacacaaaacgatcggtttgtgtgagagactgaacagtatttatatcattttttaactccaatacaccactatgtccaactgccttgagcatctgGGGAATGAGGTCAGAAAACatgttctgatgacggaagtgatgtctggcactttgcttcaatgagtatGAGAGATAACTTCTGTCATCAGAATGCGTTGAGACCTCACACACcagatgctcaaggcagttggacatagtggtgtattggagttaaaaaatgatataaatactgttcagtcaTTCCTGTTCATGGATCACGGGTCGAGTTTTACTGTTATTTGTGTTCTGTGTTCCAGTGAGTGATTTGAGGATTGTTCTGCTGGGGAAGAATATAACAGAAAACAACAGAGTGGGAAACTTCATCTTAGGAAGAGCAGCGTTTGAGAGTGAAGCACCTGCTGATGTAGAGCTGAACATTGAGAAACACAGAGGAAAACTGAAGGACAGAGACGTCACAGTCATCAACACTCCTCACCTGCTGAGGCCAAATCTGTCAAACTCTCAGATCACACAGGGAGTGAAAGAGTGTGTGAATCTGTCTGCTCCTGGACCTCATGTGATCATACTTGTACTGCAGCAGAACGACTTCAGTGACAATAACAGACATAGAGTGAAATATGTGCTGAATGAATTCAGTAAGGAGGCTCCTATACACACTTTAGTGTTGACTGATGAGAGAGAGATAAACAGTAGCTGTATTCATCAATTAATAAAGGAGTGTGGAGGTGAACATCTTCAGTTTGATGAAAGAAAATCAGGTTTACACTCTGAGATACTTGAAAGAGTGGAGAAGATACTCGAAAACCAAGACAAATTTCTTATCTCTGACTTGTGTGAGGAAGCAGGAGAAGAAACACCAGAAGATGGAGAGAAGAGCAGATCTGGAGGTTCAGTCACAGCAGAAGAAGAGGGAGATTTTGATCATGAAGATGATGGAAAAATCAAACagagaaacaaagagaaaaaggaAGTCGCTGTCCAAAGGAAAACCTTGTGTAAGTTTTGTTGGCAATAAAGTTAGTTTAACCCACACATACACCACTCCTTTTAAGAGAAAGACTAatttgagaaaataaaaaaatatattaaacagtgtaagaattaattaattaaaaatgtaattaatttacaGTGAATGAGAACCAAAttaactgtaaatgattcagaattaatatttaatacttcAATTATTCGTCCACCGAAAAACTCTActcaaagaatatacacacagtgatgtgCCTTCAGACATTCGCCCATCACATTCACCCATCTCTGTATGGGGGCTTCTGGCTACAGACGATCCCCCATGACTGCTTTACACTTTACCTTATATACAGATCAGAAGAAAAggattgtaaatatttattacaccaacacctgttttgggggagaggagTGGGTGTTTCACCACCCAAAAGAAGGACAGAATTCTActtagttttcaatcttcttcatgatactagtgactgctgtgaaattgagaccattttaccaattgcactgagacatttaaaatgataccaaacatgaaaggaaaaaacaataaatacccaAGTTACATTATACATCTCAGAGTACTTTCAGTAACTTGAATCAGGGGGGAGGGAAGGAAGGTGTGGCTCAGCGAAGGCCAAGGCGAAGTACAAGCAAGGGCAAAAGCACAATGCGTGGTATTAAGTTTTGAACAGTTTGTTGGTTCCGGCTTTCCGATTGTTTTAGCCAGTCAGGTCCTATTTTGGGCGAGTCCTATGCCCAGTTCTCCTGTTCTTGTATGCAATTAGCATACTGTCCTTACAGTCCtttgttctcaaactttttttggTCAGAACTTTGAGAAGTTAATTTTGCTGGTTCAGAAATCATACATCTTACATAAATCAATGTTGCGTCTGGAAATACTGGAAAGCATTCATCCATCACAACCATACCAAACAGTACACACTTTCTGTAATTGAGGTAGATTTTCTGtaatcaatatttaaaacacacagaGAGAATTACACAGGTTccattaacaaaataaaacatgcttAAATACATATGTTAGAGGCTGTTTTTGGTGATAAGTTCATGTCTTTGGCAGTATTTCTAAATTGTCTCTGTTTGAACAAAAAGAGTGGCTTCACTGTTTGCCAGGGAAACTTTGGAATGTCTTTTTGAAATGTAAAGTTGGGCAGAGGGAAAGTTTCTTGTGGGTGATTCCCATGGTGCCCTGCTGTGATCTTCACCTCGAGATGTGTCGCAGGTCCGAGTTTCCTGATAACAGTGGGAATTTACACCTTGAGTCCTGGTGTTTGCTGATCCATCTGTTTTCTTAAAGTCAACACATCGAAAGAGAGTCTCTTTGATCTTTTGCTCTGTTACTACAACCAAATGCATTTGTAATTAAGCAGACAGTGAGGGGCCGTCTTCATCTTAATAAGTTCCCAGGTTCTACTTTATGGCTCACaaatggtgatttttttttttgtttgttttgtttatgattttaaaatagttaaattagATTAGATATTTCAGAATCGatattaattcaaattaaatttagtcATTGCTTATAGACGAGGTGTACAGAACTTTACCCACTTTTGTTCAGAGGGTGAAATGTGTCGTTCTCTATATGTGTCAAGTGATGTAATATCCCTTTTAAGTGGATGAGAGAAAGTGATGTAAAACTACCTAGTGCTTCAAAGAAAGTCAGttgcagtgtttcccatacagTGATTTATTTGTGGGAGCCCGtattcatgcaaatgcttttaaaccattcaagcatgACAAGACAAACGAGAACGTGCTCTGTGAATGTCctgacagacacacagaaaGACACGCTCCAGTATCATGCGCACAAACAGCATGTTCTCTTCTCacaaaattatgccaaaatgtcTGTTTTCTCTAGTATCCTCCTAAGAGCAGTTAAATAAgtattaaaggtggggtaagccaTTTTTCGaaaacgctgttggacattactgatatttaaaattaacccaaacaaacacatccCTCTCTTCATTCCTCCGCCTCCATAACTCACCCTCCCTAACCACTCTGCTCAGAGTCGGTCTCAAACCCTGGCCCGATCGCTGCTCGCTGGCGAGGCGAGTGACGCAaaacacctcattctctagcAGTCGTCAGTgcgcagtggtttacctgcacaactctcacGATCTGGCCACTGTTATACACGCAATGTGAGAGTAGATGTCTGTTTAAAAGCTACAGTCACGTGACATAGACCCTACAGCTTATGCCGCAGACGTTGATCAGAACGCGTCTTTTTAATATTTGACTAAAAACATTTGATGGCTAAATTACAGCCAACAGACACTTAATTGGACACCTGTTGGTTAAATGAGgtaaaatctcttttttgggatgacacatgacaacttaccagagtaaaaatatataagttCACTCTTCCTTTTCTTCGCTCCACTGCCGCTGagaggccgccatcttgtttgatttttttctgaaatctccaaGCCGGTTACGTGATCGGCTGCTagcattctgattggaggatctcaaaaaattgcccacgaGTATCCAGATTTAaatgccccgtgtatcatcacctttagatCACTCAAATCTAAACAAATCAGAGAACACGGGTGGAAACATTGACGGTGGGTGGTGGACAGAATCACCTGTTTCCAACAGTTTCTAACGCCTTCTACGCATCTGGTTGCATACACTGCGTGTAAAAATATACTTATTAGAATTATCCAGCAATGTAGATAATATATTGTCATTACTTATCTTTTCAGTTATGGCATCCTCCAGTGGTCCAGGACTTAATGAGGAGCTCCAGTGCTCCATCTGTCTGGAAGTGTTCACTGATCCAGTCACCACTCCATGTGGACACAACTTCTGCAGAACCTGCCTGAGCAAGTGCTGGACGAACACACAGACCTGCTTCTGTCCGTTCTGTAAAGAAAGATTCAGCATAAGACCTGATCTCAAGATTAATTCAATACTCGTAAAGCTTGTGCAACACTTTAATAAGCTTAATCAAGAATCTAAAGTGTTCTGTGACTTCTGTGCTGAAAGAAAGCAGAAAGCTGTGAAGTCCTGCCTGACGTGTCAAAGCTCTTACTGTGATGATCATCTGGAGCTTCATCTCAGAGTCCCACGTCTAAAGAAACACACACTGATCAACGCTGTGGAAAATCTGGAGGATTATATATGCCAGAAACACGAGAGACCTCTGGAGATGTTCTGCAGAGATGATCAGACGTGTGTTTGTCTGTCCTGCACTGAAGGAGAACACAGGACTCACAACACTGTTCCTATAGAGGAGGAGAGTCGAGAGAAGAAGGTAAAGAGTTACAGACAAAACACTTTAAACACACTGTGGAATGCAGTTTTCTGTGTGTAGATGTTGGTGCAGGTCATATTGAAGggctttcacttttttttttaataaatgaccTAAAAGTTTTTTGTCAACTTTTGAGAAAGCAACATAGAGTATTTTACCTTCAAAGCTGACAGACATGGACTATAAGCTAGGAGACAAAATTTTGAATTCTGTtttatattcattattctgataagattttttttttgtcagaagaTTGAACAATAAATTCATtgataaatgtgtgtttttctcATCATCATCTGGTTCAGACACAGACAGATGTTCATCAGATGATCCAGAAGAAAATGAAGATTCAAGAGATCAAACACTCAGTAAAGCCGagaaaagtgagtgaaaaaatgattaaaaaattattCGGCTTCTTGCACTTTGGGCCACAACTTGGCACAAGCTTTGCAATCTTTCTTCGAGATGTGTTACTTTCCTTGCATCCTGCTTCACTACTGTTCGGACGCTCTTGCTTACAGCTCCGTGCTTTgctttattgcttttatattttttctccTAATTTGAActacagcaaatcagcacagtgctcaaacgaCAAATTTTGTCACCAACAAACTTTTTAACTGGAAGAATTGCTACAAAAAAGGGAATTTTTGGTCTGACAGCAGCCATCAGCTTTCCGGAGAAGGGAAAACACAGCTGCCTACATCCAAAaggattagaaataatatgccTCTTTTGGTTGAAGAATCtacctgctgcacaaactgccacagacttctacaaaggattgcagttcttaaaacaaagttacttgcgggactaccaaaccagacggaacacacaacagagCTTCTTCATGGAGGTCCTCAGCACACAGTCAGTGAGTCCTATGAATCTAATGCTCCTAAACAGGCCATACTGAGTGCCGTAACTGATCAACATACTAATTGATGGCACAAACAGTGAGCGAGACCCAAAGGGAGTCGAGACATCAGATTGTCACAAGTATTGCATCCTCTACCCCAAACACTGGTTCCCTACCACTGCCAATACCACctggagaacagatttgaagtgttaatgaatgtgggtgaggaatccccAAACACGATCGGACACAGATCAAATTATCCAGCAGCTAACACTAATGCTAACTGCCGTTCAAGGTTGAACAGTCAGCGGCACTCAGCTCATAGAGCAGCCGAGCCCAGGACTCTGATAGTGGGTGATCTCATtctattatcagaaacattagcagcagggatacaagtacatgctgccttccacaaccaatgtaaacagggaacttaagagcattctgatgaaatataagactgcaaatcaattcaattcacattaaaacgaatgcagttagcaaataatgtaataatttgggcaattaatttacaaacacTGTTAGCATTTTACTTGAAGGAAGCAATGACCTCCTgagaaaatgaattacatattcaCAATAactaggatatatagaaatgtGGGAATGTGCATGTAGATCCAGATATTGCATCTTCTGAAGTCCTTGCAGGAGTTGGCGCCATCTCTTCACAGGTgatggtcatctgaggtcttcttaagggGCTGGATCCAATTGAAGCTGATgtactctctagtcacctcgggaCGGGCGGCCagaggtaaaacagaaaagcaagtGGAGAATAATTAGTGTAGCTGCTGtttataacattaagcaaagatagtcatgtgcagttgatctgatatgagatgcattacgTGAAtacttggctaaagagatgcgtctttaatctagatttaaactgggtgagcgagtctgagccctgaacattatcaggaaggctattccagagtttcggagccaaatgtgaaaatgttcTCCCTCCTTTAGCGtacttagatatcctaggtacaaccagaagtccagagttttgtgatcttaagaAGCGTGAAAGATTGTAGGGTGATAGAAGATTGGTTaaatacacaggagctaaaccatttagagccttataggtcattagcaatactttataatcgatacggaacttaatgggtaaccagtgtagagatgataaaatttgtgttatatgatcatattttcttgacctggtaagaactgtagcagctgcattttgtactaattgtagcttgtttattgaggaagcaggacaaccagctaataacgAGCTGTCTTTCCACGCGATTCTGAAGACCTCTAAACAAGTTTGTATCCATTTGCATTCTTCAGATGCAGATTACGAGTTTCTCTTTTGATTCCTGTTGTACCATggtacagtatttttctctctaaccatttttaatctcatcggtgcaacagtatctagtgtactagtaaaaatggtgcacatgctgctagtcattttcttgagatcatttgtgtgtttaggtatgatgagcagctgagacagatcaggcagtttatttgtgaatttctCTAAAGTTGTCGGGAGAATTGTTCAATTTGACAGATATCAGTATGCATTACGCATGTTAAAGGTAGGGATCAGTGACATCATCACTTTGCGGTAGAATTTCTATATCGGTAAGCT containing:
- the LOC125249334 gene encoding E3 ubiquitin-protein ligase TRIM39-like, giving the protein MTAVKRRRRSLSPVPPYMSDLRIVLLGKNITENNRVGNFILGRAAFESEAPADVELNIEKHRGKLKDRDVTVINTPHLLRPNLSNSQITQGVKECVNLSAPGPHVIILVLQQNDFSDNNRHRVKYVLNEFSKEAPIHTLVLTDEREINSSCIHQLIKECGGEHLQFDERKSGLHSEILERVEKILENQDKFLISDLCEEAGEETPEDGEKSRSGGSVTAEEEGDFDHEDDGKIKQRNKEKKEVAVQRKTLFMASSSGPGLNEELQCSICLEVFTDPVTTPCGHNFCRTCLSKCWTNTQTCFCPFCKERFSIRPDLKINSILVKLVQHFNKLNQESKVFCDFCAERKQKAVKSCLTCQSSYCDDHLELHLRVPRLKKHTLINAVENLEDYICQKHERPLEMFCRDDQTCVCLSCTEGEHRTHNTVPIEEESREKKTQTDVHQMIQKKMKIQEIKHSVKPRKTLASNDCFLTSSQTIHFSNGMIIGLGVLLIAALIILPTQYTLKMMEEQQKETHLKGAEDLIKELKQEITELEKRNTELEQLSHTNDHLHLIQLFSSLYSLSQNKNSDVDEKSLKRALTLLNKQINEKLHQTVLTWVQKYAVDVTLDPDTAYPYLILSDDGKQVSHGDIKQDVHRSDAPCVLAKQGFSSGRFYYEVQVKGKTEWDLGVARESINRKGGITLSPEDGVWILMLRNGNQYKACEYPPVSLSLRVKPEKVGVFVDYEEGLVSFYDVDSRSHIYSFSGHTFTDKLYPYFYPGLNDEGKNSKPLIITPVS